From Dermochelys coriacea isolate rDerCor1 chromosome 15, rDerCor1.pri.v4, whole genome shotgun sequence, a single genomic window includes:
- the CDK2AP1 gene encoding cyclin-dependent kinase 2-associated protein 1 isoform X2: protein MATSAQYRQLINDYGPPSLGYTQGMQGTSSSQVPQSKYAELLAIIEELGKEIRPTYAGSKSAMERLKRGIIHARGLVRECLAETERNARS, encoded by the exons ATGGCAACCTCTGCACAATACAGACAGCTTATAAATGATTATGGACCCCCGTCTCTAGGCTATACACAAGGGATGCAG GGTACCAGCAGCAGTCAAGTACCACAAAGCAAATATGCAGAACTTCTAGCTATCATAGAAGAATTAGGAAAAGAAATTAGACCTACATATGCTGGAAGTAAAAGTGCCATGGAGAGGCTAAAacgag GCATCATTCACGCTAGAGGATTAGTTCGGGAATGCTTGGCTGAGACTGAACGGAATGCAAGATCCTAG
- the MTRFR gene encoding mitochondrial translation release factor in rescue: protein MNASSLFHSSILLTKINTLSWRPWLWRQQKFLSPRLAVPLLPVAGKKNSCDLLALSETDLEEQFVRGDGPGGQATNKTSNCVVLKHIPSGIVVKCHQTRSVELNRQKAREILQQKVDLFYKGENSDIFKEKRAAEKKKQEKKKRAKENLEKKRHIKEMQESDAK, encoded by the exons aTGAATGCTTCAAGTTTGTTTCATTCCTCAATCTTACTaaccaaaataaatacattgtctTGGAGGCCATGgctttggaggcagcaaaagtTTTTATCCCCCCGACTGGCTGTACCGTTATTGCCAGTAGCAGGAAAGAAGAATTCTTGTGATCTTCTTGCACTAAGTGAAACAGACTTAGAAGAACAGTTTGTAAGAGGTGATGGCCCAGGAGGCCAAGCAACAAATAAGACAAGCAATTGTGTGGTCCTGAAGCATATTCCATCTGGGATTGTAGTCAAG tGTCATCAAACTAGATCAGTGGAGCTGAACCGACAGAAAGCCAGAGAAATCCTGCAGCAAAAAGTTGACCTCTTTTACAAAGGTGAAAATAGtgacatttttaaagagaaaagagcAGCTgagaagaaaaagcaagaaaagaaaaaaagagcaaaGGAGAATCTAGAAAAGAAAAGGCATATTAAAGAAATGCAAGAATCAGATGCCAAATAA